From the Platichthys flesus chromosome 6, fPlaFle2.1, whole genome shotgun sequence genome, one window contains:
- the mphosph6 gene encoding M-phase phosphoprotein 6: MSIDSVKLSKNLLRMKFMQRGLDDETKKQLEEDERRIISDEHWYLDLPELKAKENLIIEEKSFVPCEDLKFGRMSFRGFNPDVEKLMTLMNPSEEGPAEEEEETSRMPTDVTDEEMALRYESLVGSMKRKFVKKRERAAADEDVNQNVVETNTKRMFLKPQD, from the exons ATGTCCATTGATTCGGTGAAACTTTCTAAGAACCTCCTGCGCATGAAG TTCATGCAGAGAGGTCTGGACGATGAGACCaagaagcagctggaggaggacgagcgGAGGATCATCAGCGACGAGCACTGGTACCTGGACCTGCCGGAGCTCAAAGCCAAGGA gaatCTGATCATCGAGGAGAAGAGTTTTGTTCCGTGTGAAGATCTGAAGTTCGGCCGCATGTCCTTCAGAGGGTTCAACCCCGACGTGGAG AAGCTGATGACGTTGATGAACCCAAGTGAGGAAGGCccagctgaggaagaggaggagacgagcaGGATGCCAACAGACGTCACAGATGAAGAAATGGCTCTGAG GTACGAGAGTTTGGTCGGGAGCATGAAGAGGAAGTTCGTGAAGAAGCGTGAGCGAGCGGCGGCGGACGAGGACGTCAATCAAAACGTCGTAGAAACGAACACAAAGAGAATGTTTCTGAAACCTCAGGACTGA